In the Glycine max cultivar Williams 82 chromosome 19, Glycine_max_v4.0, whole genome shotgun sequence genome, CTACAGAACTTGATTGGATATACGTATTCTCGAAACACGTTGACGATGGCATTGAATGAAGTTTAGGTAGTGGGAATTTATTTCTTCCACGTCTTCTGCTAGAAAGTGAATTTGCCAGCAAGCATGTGCATTAACACCGGCGTAGACATTGTTGaactgtttatatatatatattgttttcactttgttgaacaaatataaattcatgggaataaaaaatgaagtgaaaaatACTTCAGTCTCAAATACAAGTAACAAGAATTCATAGgtctcaaatataattaaaaatgccatttttaaaatttctttatttaatttatattttattttcaatgactcatttttattcttcataTGAAGTTCTACATTCTAATAATGAAAGATAATTTGGgaagaaaactcattttttaagtgtaattaacaaaattaaatgatgtttaattatttaattagtatgaagttaatttttctttcttatgatAGAGACCTTTGGGagtgtttttataataaaaagtgaataaatttcttttttaacacCAAACAGTTCCTTTGAATAATGCGAATTTATTTGTTTCACCTTTGCTAGAAAGTGAATTTGTCATGCCGTTGTCCCTTATACATAAATTGAGGGTGCTTACAGCTATCATTTCCTTTCTAACAGCAAAGCCGAAACCTTTCTGTAACAAAAGAGAAAAGCCAAAACCTTTCTGCGACCATTTTGCAATTGGTTTTGCCTTTTCAATTCTCCTTTCGTTTCTGTTGGCAGATAATGCCAATAGTAGTTATCCATTGGAACTCAGGTGAAAGAAGAATAAGATTTCGCATGGGTATGGCACATTACAAGTATCCTAATTGAAAAGGACAGAAAGGGCACAATATTTGGTCAAACACGGAATGAAATGAGGAtggttttttcatataaaaagcACACAACACTTGCAAGTGGGATACTTCTACGTCTTAAATGGATAAATACATTCGTGGTTTCAAAAAGTAACCAGAGCTACAATTATAACAGCTTATTTACAACACGCTTAACAAATTTACAAAGAAAATCCTCCAGAAAGCGTAATTAGACTGCTTCGGCAAAGCCAACTTGGAGATTTCCATAGTCAAAGACGGTGTGATATGCCCTCATGAAAACATCGCCAAGAATCCTGCATCAGAGTAGGGAACATAGCTTAACAACATTTTATGTAATTCGCTTCATTCATGGTTGTTCTGTACCATTCTACTGTGTGCATATGTGATTTTtcaattgataaataatttgaaaagttaataTACCACAATGGACCCTTTGGAGGAGGAACATCAAAAGCAATAAACCCACTAAGGCAGACTTCTGTAATGCCTTCTCCAGTTCTTAGAATATactgaaaacacaaaaaaagcaTTCTTAGaatcacaaaaataattaaaatagttgGCCTTAAACTATCTACAGAGATAATAGCATAATTGTAGTTGAATTTGCTTTTCAGTATTAGTGTGTGCCCAGGTCATTTTGAATGGCTATTACTGTtggcttttctttgaaattgaaTCCATATTTTTACCTAAAACCAAAATATTGTCCAAGTTATGTAGGTACTTTCCCGACCCCAATGTTCacaatgtaatttaatttatggaaAGTTCAAACCTAACCTGCTCTGGTGTGAGGACAAAAGGTTTATTTCCAATTGTGAACGTAATGTTTGGCATCTTGGAAAGACTATTACAGCTTATCACTGACTCTCCAGATGGACTTGGCAGGCTCTCACACAGCTGTCAATGATCAAAACAAACATTAATCACATGTCTAAACTTAAACAATATAAATATGCACGACTACTTGAGGTTGTGACAGGATAATTCAAATGGCTTACTTGATTCACATAGTTGAATACTCTGTCCTTCGTTGCCTTTTGTTTTAGTTGATTCTGGATCCAAAGAACAAGCATCTGACAAGAAGAACACAAAGGAGTATCTCTCGCTGCCAACTCTTCCTGTTCCTTTTCAGTCACCATTTCAATTCCAGCACTGCACAAACAGAGAATTCGAAATAACTTAGGAGTCTGTTTCAGCCAAAATATTGCGGGCTTGCAGCATGAGTGAGGTCAAGACCCAAACTCTCCCAATGGCAAAATGATAGATTAGTAAGctagtaattatatttataatgatgGTTCcctgacaatttttttaagaaggaaaactctttttcttatttgcttatGCTTGGAACTGATGCTTCTGACTTTCTAACCTTTATAATAAATCCTCAAACGTCCAtccaatattttcaaattattaccaAATTGACTAGCAATGAAACAAATATGGTGAAAAATTCATACAACGGAAGCAGAAAGTAAAGACATTGATATGTACAAGGGCCATCAAATAAAGACTTATCTAACCTCTTAGATTGATGCCTTTTGGAAGAACATAAACCAACTTGTGAACATATGTCATCTGGTTTCACCTACAGAAAGATCAAACTCATTTAGGTTGAGAGAGTGGAAATGCGCCGAAAAGCATGCACAATTTGAAACTTACCCCTGATACCAAGAGATCCCATATCAACTCTCCATATTGAGAAACGACTTCCTTACATTCTACACTGAGAACTCCTTCAGCTCCAATGGCATGGTTGATTTCAGCCACAACAGGCTAAAATAAACGGTCAACAgaagttataaataataaaaaaaaaagcaaaaaatcttcagaaatatGGAAGCACATACAGTTGGACCAGCAAGCAAAGATGTTCCTGAATCCACAATAGCAGCACAGCCACCCTCACAAACACCTAAAAGTAGCATTGATATATTACAGAATTAAATGCACTTTAGAATCAAAGCATAAgcaacaaataagaaaaaaattcttatcTCACAATAAATGTAAAGGTACACTTTGTTGACACTTGACAGACTGTAGTTCTTGAAAACATATTCAAATATGGAGGAGAAAAGAATTCAATCTAGATTCACTCCTTATACCATATTTCAAATTATCTTGATCGCTCAGGCACCCAATCACTCCCTTAATGAATCTCCAAAATAGAACTTTCTTATTGTTGAGGAACAATAAAATTACCTGTTGAAACACCTCCAACGAAAAAATCTCCCATTTCaatctgaaaaagaaaatttccaCGTTAAAGATTTTTCTGGTGTgaataattacatatttaaaaagaattccTAATCAAACTAAACGTGCTTTTGCTAACCTGCCAGTAACCTTTTTCAGTAATTGGAACATAAGTGTGGTTTCCTTTGAAGTGCTTTGGGTCAACACCACCAAAAACTAATTCACCACCTTTTTTCGCATTCGGATCCCCATTAAGCCAAAAAGAGAACACCTTCTCACTGATAAGTTTTTGCTCCACCATTTTGAACCTGCGATTTTATGATGAACTGGtcaattaaagacaaaaaagatTTACTATACTTCACTCTAACATGGAAATCAGATACAGATGAAACAACAAAAGACCAGATGGAACACACCATACGGGCACAGCATTTTCAACTGAGATCTCCTGAAATCCAAGTCCCAGTATTCCATCGAACTTTGCTGACAGAAAGGTAAGACTTCCTTCGTGGGTAGCCTCAATGAAATCCTACAGTTTACAATAGTGACAATTGTAAGTATTGATATCAACAAATTTGTACAATCTATATTGAAGTGGAAGCTCATAAATTAAGTACTCACCTGATGCTTGACAACAGCACTGCCAACTTTAACATTATCTTGACTGAAGAAACCAGATATTGATCCAGttccatagtttattttacatGAAGTTCCTGATCAACAAGTTGATAGGTATGATTAAGATTACATTACACGACATATATATGGTATACACTAGACTGAATGAAACTTTTTAAACTTGATGTATCAAAATGAAACAAGTACCAAATATAATGGACCAAAAGTAGCATTTAGCCTTTAATTTAATGCATATATCTATGACAGTACCACTATAATCAACATGAATAATAAGAAGCTGGCATTACCATTTTTGACATGTGTCTTTGATTTCTTAGCCGTGTACCAATTATGGGTATAGCAAGCAAGCTGCAAGAGAGAATTGGTCAGTACCATATGCTTATATGTACATGGTTGTGAAGACATACAAGTTAAGTTGAACTTACAGTAAAGTAGCACTTTGATGATGGAACCCAAAGGTTGGAACTCCCAGTGTCAAACACTACAGTGAAGGGCTGTGGGGGTGTGCCAATTCCAATCTCACCAAAATATTGAGCGTCCAAATAATTCTTCAAAGGTACTATATCTTCACCTTTTGACTTACCAATAAACTGATCATGTGCACCCATCATTGGTCTTACAGATCTTAGACCTTCTCTTGCCTTTCTAGCAGCATTAATACTATCAAGATCTAGAGGTCTCTTCTTCAAACCAATTCTCAGAATtccaaaggagaaagatggaagAAGGGAACATGTTAAAGCCCATAAACAGAACACCGTCACTAAATGCTTTTGCCCCATGGTCAAGGAAAATCTGCCTTACAAGGAAATCCAAAGGTAAGTTGAGCTGAATACAGTCCTAGTTTTACACAGAATGCAAAAACAATGGAACAAGAAAGGAAATAAACAGTTGAGACACTTAAGTCCTTGTA is a window encoding:
- the SOYAP2 gene encoding aspartic proteinase 2, translated to MGQKHLVTVFCLWALTCSLLPSFSFGILRIGLKKRPLDLDSINAARKAREGLRSVRPMMGAHDQFIGKSKGEDIVPLKNYLDAQYFGEIGIGTPPQPFTVVFDTGSSNLWVPSSKCYFTLACYTHNWYTAKKSKTHVKNGTSCKINYGTGSISGFFSQDNVKVGSAVVKHQDFIEATHEGSLTFLSAKFDGILGLGFQEISVENAVPVWFKMVEQKLISEKVFSFWLNGDPNAKKGGELVFGGVDPKHFKGNHTYVPITEKGYWQIEMGDFFVGGVSTGVCEGGCAAIVDSGTSLLAGPTPVVAEINHAIGAEGVLSVECKEVVSQYGELIWDLLVSGVKPDDICSQVGLCSSKRHQSKSAGIEMVTEKEQEELAARDTPLCSSCQMLVLWIQNQLKQKATKDRVFNYVNQLCESLPSPSGESVISCNSLSKMPNITFTIGNKPFVLTPEQYILRTGEGITEVCLSGFIAFDVPPPKGPLWILGDVFMRAYHTVFDYGNLQVGFAEAV